The window TGAGCATATAGATGATATAAAAGCTGATTTTGAACAAGCTTTTGCAACCATAAGTGCTTCTTTATAAACTATTAATTCGTAAAGAAAGCAAGTCAGTTATTAGTTTAAATCTTACCGTAAACAATGCAAAATAATATAAATAATAGCAACACTGATTCTTCCTCGAAGAACACAGAAGCTATTTATAACTACCCAAAAGCTTTTAAGTTAGAAAACGGTAAACAAATTCGAAATCTTGAAATTGCTTACCGAACTTATGGCAAATTAAATAAAAAGAAGGATAATGTAATTTGGGTTTGTCATGCTTTAACCGCAAATGCTGATGTTTTTGAATGGTGGGATGGACTGTTTGGAGAAAATGCATTATTTAATCCTAATGATCATTATATCATTTGCGCTAATGTTTTAGGTTCACATTATGGAACTACGAGTCCATTAAGTAAAAATCCGACAACTGGTCTACCCTATTATTTGGCTTTCCCCCAATTTACAATTCGTGATTTTGTTTCTGCACACCAACTTTTAGCAATTCATTTAGGTATTGAGGGCATCAAACTTTTAATTGGCGGCTCTTTAGGCGGACAACAAGCTGTAGAATGGTCAATTATTGAGCCTAATAAAATAGAAAATTTAGTTTTGATCGCAACGAACGCAGCTCATTCTCCTTGGGGAATTGCCTTTAATGAAAGTCAGCGTTTAGCAATCGCCACTGATCGAACTTTTTTTGCAAATCAACCAAATGGTGGCAGCAAAGGTTTAAAAACTGCTCGTAGTATTGCCCTTTTAAGTTACAGAACTTACAGTGCATATGGCAATACCCAGGTAGAAAGCATAAACGATAAATCAGACAATTTTAGGGCTTCGTCTTATCAAAATTATCAAGGCGAAAAATTAATAAATCGCTTTAATGCTTATAGTTACTACTATTTAACTAAAGCAATGGATAGTCATAATGTTGGTCGTAACCGCAAGAGTATAGTTGATGCGCTAAAACTGATTAAAGCAAATACTTTGGTTATTGGTATTGAAAATGACTTGCTTTTTCCAATTACCGAACAACAGTATTTAGCTGACCATATTGATGGAGCAGAATTTTTCAATCTACATTCTGATTACGGTCATGATGGTTTTTTGATAGAAACAGATACTTTAACGAATGTTATTGGCAATTTCATTAGGGAAAGTCGGGATAAGAAAATAATAAAACTGCAACATACTGCTTAATTTCAAGTTCTGAATTAAAGCGTTAAATAAACAAGAAATAAAAACATAAAAACAATTTTAGTAGCAAATTGCTCATGAGCATCCAGGCTTATTACGCAATACACGCTACTTGATACTAAAAATAAAATGAGTAAGAATTTAAAAATTGGTTTATTTGGTTTTGGCGTAGTTGGACAAGGCTTATTGGATATTATCCAAAGTCAAAACCTTAATCTGGAGATTATAAAAATTGCGATCAAAGATCCAAGAAAAAAAAGAAGCCTTGATAAAGATCTATTTACAACAAATCGCGATGATATTTTAAATAATAGCGAAATAAACACCGTTGTAGAGTTAATTAACGATGCCGACGCTGCTTACGAAATTGTTACTTCTGCGTTAAAAAACGGCAAAAATGTGGTATCTGCAAATAAAAAAATGATCGCTACACACCTAAAGGAGTTGGTAGATTTGCAAAAGAAATATGGCACATCACTACTGTATGAAGGTGCTGTTTGCGGGAGTATTCCAATTATCAGAAACCTGGAAGAATATTACGATAATGAACTTTTACACGCTATAAGTGGCATTTTTAATGGTTCATCGAATTACATTCTAACAAAAATATTCAACGAAAATCAAAGTTATGATTCTGCTTTAAAGAAAGCTCAAGATTTAGGTTTTGCAGAAACTGATCCCATTTTAGATGTTGGTGGTTATGATCCAAAATATAAGTTGGCAATCGCTACAGCGCATGCATATGGCTTGTTTATTAATCCGGATCACATCCTTAATATCGGAATTCAAAACCTTTCTCACCATGACATCAAGTATGCACGTGAGAAAAATTTTAAAATTAAGTTGGTACCAATGGCACGTAAGGTTGATACCAAACAAATTGTTACTTACGTACTTCCAAAATTGGTAGGAAAAGATGACTTTTTGTATAACGTAGATAATGAATATAATGCTGTTACGGTTCAGGCTGCATTTGCCGATAAACAGTTTTTCTTTGGCAAAGGTGCTGGCGGCCATCCAACTGGTGCTGCGGTACTTTCTGACATAGCTGCTTTACGTTATGATTATCGCTATGAGTATAAAAAATACCATTCAGAAAATGGTGTGAAACATACAGATAACATTCTGTTGGAGGTTTATTTGCGTTATGCAGATGAAGATTTAATCAGCTTGCTGGAATTTGATAACATAAGTGAACGTTATGCTGCCAATGAATTTAAATACGTTATTGGTACTTTAAAACTTGAAAATTTAATTAAGAACCGCGATTTGCTGTTGGCAAGCGATGTATTTGTTGCCTATACTGGAAGGCAGATATTTAAGGCAGAAAAGATTACTGCGCAAGTTTATGAAAAAGCACTTGAAGAAATATTATAAGATTTTATTTGTTTTGTTGTTAAGTAAATAGGTCGGAGCGATTCCGACCTTTTGCTTTACTAATTTTTCACTTTGATATATTTTTCAGTGATAACACGATCTACGCCAGCTTTCTCTACCTTCTCCACTCCCTTTTGAATCAACGTATCTTGATTAATCGTTAACTTGAAATTAAACGTTTTTCCTTCCCAATTTTTATCTTTGTAATATTCTAATTGTTCAGTATAATCATCATTTATGAGTTTAAAACTGCCACCTCCAGCATCAAAACTGGTAGAATCTTTTTGATTAATACTATGTTTCATAAACGCAAAATGAGTTGCATTGAAAATCTTAATCATTTTCAACTCGCCTTTATAATCTACGGTTTTACTTAGTCCATTCTCTGTTGTTGTAGAGGATACCAATTGCCAGGTTCCCTTTATATCAGCATTTAAATCTTTTTCACTTTTGCTTTTTTCCGAGCATGAGATTAGTGTTAATGTAGAAAGCAGTAATAAAATAGTAAGTCTCATATATTAGAAATTTAATAATCTTATTATAATCTATCCCCTACCAGCCATTTCTGTTAATTTTTTAGCCAAGTCCCTTCCTAAATATCGATCAATAATAATATGAACAAGATAAAGTATTGGCGTCATTAAAATTGCTACTAAAAATTTATAGGTATAGCCAACTAAACCTATAGCAAAAACCATTTGCCAGCTATAGTGGTATTGTGGATTTAGGTAAAAAGCAATAAAGATTACGACAAAACTATCTATAAATTGAGATATTAAAGTTGAACCAGTAGCCCTAAGCCACAAAGCTTTTTCTCCAGTAATTTTTTTTATTCGATGAAAGATTAAAACATCAACCATTTGGCCAATGATGAAAGCCGTTATGGAACCTACGATAATCCACATTCCCTGACCGAAAATACCCGCAAAAGCATTGTTCATATTTAAATCTTCGCCGTTTATATTTTGATGCACCCAGAAATCCGAAGCACTTAAATGCATTGATCCCCAAACCACAAAGAAGGCGAAGGCAATTAATATGGAAGTTAATATTGAAAGAAAACGAACTTGCTTCACCCCAAAATATTCATTTATGATATCTGTCATGATAAAAATAATAGGCCAGGTTAATACGCCGGCAGACATATTAAAAGAAAGATTTTTTACGCCTAATAAATTTATATCAAATTTCGGTATGCCGATTGTTGCTTCAACGCTAAAAAGTTTAACACCAATAAATTCAGATAGGATTGCATTTGCCACAAAAAAACTACCCAAAACAAGTAATAAACGGCTCTCTTTAGTTTTAAAAGTCATAGAGCATAAATCTAAAAATAAATAGCTAATAATTTCCTGTAGAAAATTTTTAATCTGCTTTGAACTAAAAATCATTTAATCCTTTTACTTTTTACAATCCTATAACCTTTTAAGTAGGTTAAGAACATAAATCTCTTAATCTTTGCGGCTTCAAAAAACCTAAACATTCATGGCGAAAAAACAACATTTCTACCTTATATTAATATTAGGATCATTGGCTGCCCTTGGTCCTTTTTCAATTGACATGTATTTACCTGGATTTTTAGATATTGCCAATGATTTGAAAAGCACGGAATCCACTGTAGCATTATCATTATCAAGCTTTTTTATTGGGATCTCTGCTGGTCAATTACTGTATGGCCCATTGCTCGATAAATTTGGCAGGAAAAAACCGTTATATTTTGGACTTGCGCTATACATAGTTTCCTCTTTTTTATGTTTAGCCGTCACCAATGTAGATCAATTAATTGTTCTAAGATTCGTTCAAGCGATTGGCAGTTGCGCTACCGCAGTTGCATCCGTAGCAATGGTTAGGGATTTATTTTCTGTAGAAGAAAGTCCGAAAGTATTTGCTTCTTTAATGCTGGTAATTGCAGTTTCTCCAATGCTTGCACCAACTGCTGGGGGTTATTTAATTTCTGCTTTAGGTTGGAAATATGTGTTTGTATTTTTAGGCTTTATGGCGATATTGATGCTTTTTGCATCTATTTTTAAGTTGCCAGAAAGTTATAAACCAGATCCTAATTACTCGCTAAAGCCAAAACCTATACTCAACAACTTTTTAACCGTATTAAAAGAACCTCAATTTTATACTTATGCACTGATTAGCTCCATTACCTTTTCTGGTTTGTTCGCTTATGTTTCATCATCACCAACGGTTTTTATGAAAATTTATGAAGTTAGTAAAACAGGTTATGGATGGATTTTCGCGATTTTATCAGTCGCATTTATCGGTTTTAGCCAAGTAAATAGTTTTATTTTAAGGTGGTTTAGTAGTAAAAAAATTGTAACGTGGGCATTAGTTGCACAATGTATTTTTAGTCTGCTTTTTTTGATATTCGCTTTTAGTAATGCTTTGAATCTTTACTCAACTATTGGATTTATTGCTCTTTTTTTAGCCTGTTTAGGATTAATTAATCCAAATGCTGCAGCATTATCTCTAGCGCCTTTTAGTAAAAATGCTGGTAGTGCATCAGCACTTATGGGCGCATTACAGATGGGCTTGGGCGCATTAGCTTCAGTGATGGTTAGTCTTTCTACCGATCATTCTGTAATACCAATGCCACTGGTTATGACTTCAGCAGCCTTTATCGCCTTATTCTGTTTATTGATTGGTAAAAGGTTTATTAAAACAGAAGTTGAAGCATCTGCGGATGCGACGGTGATGACGCATTAATAAGTTAAGATAACATTTGATATAATTTCTTCTAATAACTTTCGCTTGGTTCTTTAAAGAAAAAGTCAGTCCCGCAATTCTCTTTAATCTCCCGAAGATAAATCGGGATCATGTTCGCTTTTGTTGGGTTTAAAATTAAAGATGGTGCTATTTTGGAAGGTTAAAAAGTCACAATAAATTGTATTGAATTTCATATGCAGCTTTATATTTCTGCAGTCAACAACCTTTAATAGATTTACTGTTTTCGCCACCTAAACCCGACCGTAGTGTAAAATCCGCAGTTCCGATTTTTTCGGGACGAGGATTTGAAACAAAGGGCGGGAACAGATAAATTGTTTAAACCCGTTTGTAACTTCGATTAAAGCAACAACTTCATTCTTTTACCTTTTTTTCTTATTTTCGCTTATACCATGTTAAATATACAATCGAAACTACCGGGCGTAAACACCACTATTTTTTCTGTGATGTCTAAACTCGCATCAGAATATAACGCCATTAATTTATCGCAAGGTTTTCCAGATTATGCTTGCGATCCAAACTTAACAGAGTTGGTTAGTAAGGCCATGAAAGATGGCTATAATCAATACGCACCAATGCCAGGAAATATTTTTCTAAAGGAAGCTATTGCGGAAAAAGTAAACAAAATTTACAATATAAATTATAATCCAGATACAGAAATTACGGTTACAGCCGGCGGAACGCAAGCTATTTTTACTGCTTTAACGGCAATTATTAATCCTGGTGACGAGGTTATTATCTTTGAACCGGCATACGATTGCTACGCACCTACTGTTAAACTTTTAGGAGGCTTGGTAAAAACGTATGAGCTTTCTCCACCAAATTATGGTATCGATTGGGATATGGTAAAAAAACTGTTTTCGGCGAATACCAGAATGATAATTTTAAACTCTCCTCAAAATCCAACAGGAAGTATTTTATCAAGTCAAGATATGGAATCGCTAATTAAACTAATTCGCGGAACAGATATTTTAATATTGAGTGATGAAGTTTATGAACATTTAATATTCGATGGCGAAACACATTTAAGCGTGATGCGCTATCCTGAACTTCGAGAACGAAGTTTCGTTGTGGCATCTTTTGGTAAGCTTTTACATGCCACAGGATGGAAACTTGGCTATTGTTTAGCTCCTGAGGATTTAACCAAAGAATTTAGAAAAGTACACCAATTTAATGTTTTTAGCGTTAATAGTCCCATGCAACAAGCGATAGCAGAATATATAAAAGAGCCTGAGCATTATAACGGAATCGCTGCCTTTTTTCAAGAGAAAAGGAATTACTTTAGTAGCCTTTTGCAAAAAAGCCGCTTTAAACTATTACCTTGTAAAGGTTCGTATTTTCAATGCGCTAGTTATGATCAGATTAGCAACGAAAAGGACACAGAATTTTGTATCCGGTTAGTGAAAGAATTTGGCGTTGCAGCCATCCCAGTTTCTGCTTTTTATCAGAAAAATACAGACCATAAAATTATTCGGTTTTGTTTTGCAAAAGAAAATTCAACACTAGCCTCTGCTGCAGAAAAACTTATAAATGTTTAAATATTCCAAACTATAAACACATGAACGAACCTGTTTACGCTCAGATAGAGAACTTGAAAGTTACTGTCTTTCAAGCTTATCTTTTTTGGGAAAACATTGAAAAAAATCTGTTAAACCTTGCCTTAAGATTATCTATGGGCGTTCGAGAAAAAACAGATTTAATTGTTTTACCAGAGATGTTTAACAGCGGTTTTAGTATGAAATCTGAAACCTTAGCTGAAGAAATGGGCGGCAAAACGATGCAATGGATGCAAAAGATGGCCTTTCAATATAATTGTATAGTTACCGGAAGCATAATAATTAAAGAAAATGATAATTATTATAATCGTTTAATTTGGATGGATCAAAATGGCGAATATCAACATTATGACAAACGCCATTTGTTCGGACTTGGAGAAGAAGATGAGAATTTTACTGCTGGAAAAGATAAATTAATTGTTGAGTTAAAGGGCTGGAAAATAAGATTAGCGATTTGCTATGATTTGCGTTTTCCGGTTTGGTTGCGAAATGTAAATGAAGAATATGATATTTTGCTTTTAGTTGCAAACTGGCCAGATAAACGTTCAGCACATTGGAAAGCTTTAATTCTTGCCAGGTCTATCGAAAATCAAAGTTATGTAATCGCAGTAAATCGTGTTGGTCATGATGGAAACCAAGTTTACCATAGCGGGCATTCCATGTGTATGGACCCTTATGGAAACACAGTATATTATAAACCTGAAGATGAGGATCTATATACTTTTAGTATCAATTATGAAGAATTAGCGAAAATAAGGCGACAGTTTCCATTTTTAAAAGATGCTGATCAATTTAGTATCGTTTAGCAGTTTTGTAAAACAACCAGTTTTTTTATCAATAATAATTCGCATCATAAACCATGTTTAACCGTCGTAAATTTTTAAAAACCTCTGTCTTTTCTGCTGGATTATTTGCTGTTGACAAAAACAAATTAGCGGACATAATCCCATCGCCAAAAATCAAAACTGCCAATTTCCCAATTGTAATTTCAACTTGGGATTTCGGGATAGCGGCAAACGCCGACGCTTGGAAGATATTATCAAAAGGCGGTAGAGCGCTTGATGCAGTAGAGCAAGGTGTGTGGGTACCAGAGGCTGACGAGAAAAATCAATCTGTCGGTTATGGTGGTTTGCCAGATCGCGATGGACACGTAACATTAGATGCTTGCATTATGGACGAACTGGGCAATTGCGGTGCTGTCTTAGCTTTGGAACACATTAAACATCCTATTTCTGTTGCCCGTAAAGTAATGGAAAAAACACCACACGTAATGCTCGCTGGCGATGGCGCACTACAATTTGCACTAGAACAGGGCTTCAAAAAAGAAAATTTACTAACACCTGCAAGCGAAAAAGCGTGGAAAGAATGGTTAAAAACAGCAAAATATTCTCCAACAATAAACATAGAAAATAAACTTTACGAGAAAGCTTCACCACAAAAACTTCCAGGAAATCAATATAATCACGATACGATTGGGATGTTGGCAATTGATGATAAAGGTAATATTTCGGGCGCTTGTACCACAAGCGGCATGGCTTATAAACTTCATGGTAGAATTGGCGACAGTCCGATTATTGGTGCAGGCTTATTTATAGACAACGAAATTGGCGGTGCAACTTCAACAGGCGTAGGCGAAGAAGTGGTTCGAAATGTTGGCTCATTTTTAGTTGTTGAATTGATGCGACAAGGATTTACACCAGAAGCAGCTTGTAAAGAAGCAGTAATGAGAATTATAAAGAAAAAGCCAGAAACAGCTAAAAATATTCAAGTCGGCTTTTTAGCAATAAATAAAAAAGGTGAATATGGCGCATATGCCATTCAGCAGGGCTTTAGTTTTGCTGTTTGCAATGCAGAAAAGCAAGATCTTCTAATTAAAGGAAAAAGCTATTATTAATCTCCTCCAGTGCCCTTTAAGCAAGAATGAAAAACGAGGGGTATGTAGCGATCTAATATTTATAGGCAATTTTGACTCTAAATTAAAACTAATATGACTGATAAGAATTCAAATTCCGCTTCAGGAGATTTGGAATTAGAAATCTGTGCTAATGGTTATGAATCTGCATTAGCAGCGCAAAATGGTGGTGCTATCCGAGTAGAATTATGTGATAATTTAGCCGAAGGCGGAACTACTCCAAGTTTTGCTCAAATTGCTTTATCAAAGAAAAATTTATCAATTGAGATTTGGCCAATAATACGACCAAGAGGTGGTGATTTCTTATATTCTAACTTAGAGTTTGAATTAATGAAAGAAGATATAAAAATCTGCAAGTCATTAAGTTGTGAAGGTGTGGTTTTTGGTATTCTGCGGAATGATGGATCAATAGATATGGATCGATGTTCCGAATTAATAGCCCTTGCGAAGCCAATGTCAGCAGCTTTTCATAGAGCTTTTGATATGAGCAATAATTTGGAAAAAGCGCTTGAAGACTTAATAGAGTTAGGCTTTGTCCGTGTACTTTCATCAGGAGGAACACCTTCTGCATTGCAAGGAACCTCAACACTTGCAAGATTAATAAAACAAGCAAAAGGTAGGATTACGATCATGCCA is drawn from Pedobacter mucosus and contains these coding sequences:
- a CDS encoding homoserine dehydrogenase codes for the protein MSKNLKIGLFGFGVVGQGLLDIIQSQNLNLEIIKIAIKDPRKKRSLDKDLFTTNRDDILNNSEINTVVELINDADAAYEIVTSALKNGKNVVSANKKMIATHLKELVDLQKKYGTSLLYEGAVCGSIPIIRNLEEYYDNELLHAISGIFNGSSNYILTKIFNENQSYDSALKKAQDLGFAETDPILDVGGYDPKYKLAIATAHAYGLFINPDHILNIGIQNLSHHDIKYAREKNFKIKLVPMARKVDTKQIVTYVLPKLVGKDDFLYNVDNEYNAVTVQAAFADKQFFFGKGAGGHPTGAAVLSDIAALRYDYRYEYKKYHSENGVKHTDNILLEVYLRYADEDLISLLEFDNISERYAANEFKYVIGTLKLENLIKNRDLLLASDVFVAYTGRQIFKAEKITAQVYEKALEEIL
- a CDS encoding queuosine precursor transporter; translated protein: MIFSSKQIKNFLQEIISYLFLDLCSMTFKTKESRLLLVLGSFFVANAILSEFIGVKLFSVEATIGIPKFDINLLGVKNLSFNMSAGVLTWPIIFIMTDIINEYFGVKQVRFLSILTSILIAFAFFVVWGSMHLSASDFWVHQNINGEDLNMNNAFAGIFGQGMWIIVGSITAFIIGQMVDVLIFHRIKKITGEKALWLRATGSTLISQFIDSFVVIFIAFYLNPQYHYSWQMVFAIGLVGYTYKFLVAILMTPILYLVHIIIDRYLGRDLAKKLTEMAGRG
- a CDS encoding copper homeostasis protein CutC, whose product is MTDKNSNSASGDLELEICANGYESALAAQNGGAIRVELCDNLAEGGTTPSFAQIALSKKNLSIEIWPIIRPRGGDFLYSNLEFELMKEDIKICKSLSCEGVVFGILRNDGSIDMDRCSELIALAKPMSAAFHRAFDMSNNLEKALEDLIELGFVRVLSSGGTPSALQGTSTLARLIKQAKGRITIMPGAGINENNIQSIIDQTGAKAFHASAKDFVTSHMKYQNDKTKMGSIENEYQYELTSVDNVNALVKIMKMN
- a CDS encoding methionine aminotransferase: MLNIQSKLPGVNTTIFSVMSKLASEYNAINLSQGFPDYACDPNLTELVSKAMKDGYNQYAPMPGNIFLKEAIAEKVNKIYNINYNPDTEITVTAGGTQAIFTALTAIINPGDEVIIFEPAYDCYAPTVKLLGGLVKTYELSPPNYGIDWDMVKKLFSANTRMIILNSPQNPTGSILSSQDMESLIKLIRGTDILILSDEVYEHLIFDGETHLSVMRYPELRERSFVVASFGKLLHATGWKLGYCLAPEDLTKEFRKVHQFNVFSVNSPMQQAIAEYIKEPEHYNGIAAFFQEKRNYFSSLLQKSRFKLLPCKGSYFQCASYDQISNEKDTEFCIRLVKEFGVAAIPVSAFYQKNTDHKIIRFCFAKENSTLASAAEKLINV
- a CDS encoding multidrug effflux MFS transporter, translating into MAKKQHFYLILILGSLAALGPFSIDMYLPGFLDIANDLKSTESTVALSLSSFFIGISAGQLLYGPLLDKFGRKKPLYFGLALYIVSSFLCLAVTNVDQLIVLRFVQAIGSCATAVASVAMVRDLFSVEESPKVFASLMLVIAVSPMLAPTAGGYLISALGWKYVFVFLGFMAILMLFASIFKLPESYKPDPNYSLKPKPILNNFLTVLKEPQFYTYALISSITFSGLFAYVSSSPTVFMKIYEVSKTGYGWIFAILSVAFIGFSQVNSFILRWFSSKKIVTWALVAQCIFSLLFLIFAFSNALNLYSTIGFIALFLACLGLINPNAAALSLAPFSKNAGSASALMGALQMGLGALASVMVSLSTDHSVIPMPLVMTSAAFIALFCLLIGKRFIKTEVEASADATVMTH
- a CDS encoding nitrilase family protein — encoded protein: MNEPVYAQIENLKVTVFQAYLFWENIEKNLLNLALRLSMGVREKTDLIVLPEMFNSGFSMKSETLAEEMGGKTMQWMQKMAFQYNCIVTGSIIIKENDNYYNRLIWMDQNGEYQHYDKRHLFGLGEEDENFTAGKDKLIVELKGWKIRLAICYDLRFPVWLRNVNEEYDILLLVANWPDKRSAHWKALILARSIENQSYVIAVNRVGHDGNQVYHSGHSMCMDPYGNTVYYKPEDEDLYTFSINYEELAKIRRQFPFLKDADQFSIV
- a CDS encoding homoserine O-acetyltransferase family protein; amino-acid sequence: MQNNINNSNTDSSSKNTEAIYNYPKAFKLENGKQIRNLEIAYRTYGKLNKKKDNVIWVCHALTANADVFEWWDGLFGENALFNPNDHYIICANVLGSHYGTTSPLSKNPTTGLPYYLAFPQFTIRDFVSAHQLLAIHLGIEGIKLLIGGSLGGQQAVEWSIIEPNKIENLVLIATNAAHSPWGIAFNESQRLAIATDRTFFANQPNGGSKGLKTARSIALLSYRTYSAYGNTQVESINDKSDNFRASSYQNYQGEKLINRFNAYSYYYLTKAMDSHNVGRNRKSIVDALKLIKANTLVIGIENDLLFPITEQQYLADHIDGAEFFNLHSDYGHDGFLIETDTLTNVIGNFIRESRDKKIIKLQHTA
- a CDS encoding N(4)-(beta-N-acetylglucosaminyl)-L-asparaginase; amino-acid sequence: MFNRRKFLKTSVFSAGLFAVDKNKLADIIPSPKIKTANFPIVISTWDFGIAANADAWKILSKGGRALDAVEQGVWVPEADEKNQSVGYGGLPDRDGHVTLDACIMDELGNCGAVLALEHIKHPISVARKVMEKTPHVMLAGDGALQFALEQGFKKENLLTPASEKAWKEWLKTAKYSPTINIENKLYEKASPQKLPGNQYNHDTIGMLAIDDKGNISGACTTSGMAYKLHGRIGDSPIIGAGLFIDNEIGGATSTGVGEEVVRNVGSFLVVELMRQGFTPEAACKEAVMRIIKKKPETAKNIQVGFLAINKKGEYGAYAIQQGFSFAVCNAEKQDLLIKGKSYY